Proteins encoded within one genomic window of Balneolaceae bacterium:
- a CDS encoding LLM class flavin-dependent oxidoreductase: MSNIPYSVLDLAVVTEGDSIRDAIQTSRELAVHVEDLGYTRFWMAEHHNMENIASSATSVLLGYVAEATKTLRIGSGGVMLPNHSPLVIAEQFGTLATIYPDRIDLGLGRAPGTDQVTANAIREDRMREVQRFPENVKRLQTYLSSENSGNKVRAIPGEGTDVPIWILGSSTDSAHLAAKLGLPYVFASHFAPQQLVPALRIYRDQFEPSKQLDQPFVMPCVNIILADTDEQAEYLSTSMKQMMMGVVTGERKPMPPPVDNMNQVWNIHHKMAVEQMLRYSFIGSPSVVKDQVDEFIQLTDADELMIASYIYDKKERFKSYKLFADLMKEKVDAVSSE; encoded by the coding sequence ATGAGTAACATACCCTATTCCGTTTTAGACCTTGCAGTAGTAACCGAGGGCGACTCCATTCGTGATGCCATTCAGACCAGCCGGGAGTTAGCCGTTCATGTTGAGGATTTGGGCTACACCCGATTTTGGATGGCTGAGCACCACAACATGGAAAATATTGCCAGTTCAGCGACCTCCGTTTTGTTGGGATATGTTGCGGAGGCAACAAAGACATTACGAATTGGATCGGGTGGAGTGATGCTTCCCAACCACTCGCCATTGGTCATAGCCGAACAGTTTGGTACGCTGGCCACAATCTATCCTGATCGCATTGATTTAGGATTGGGACGTGCGCCGGGAACCGATCAGGTTACAGCCAATGCCATTCGTGAGGATCGGATGAGAGAAGTGCAGCGATTTCCCGAAAATGTAAAACGGTTACAGACCTATTTATCATCAGAAAACAGCGGCAATAAAGTGCGCGCGATTCCGGGAGAGGGGACCGACGTGCCCATCTGGATTTTAGGGTCCAGTACCGATAGCGCTCATCTCGCAGCCAAATTGGGATTGCCGTATGTGTTTGCCAGTCATTTTGCCCCGCAGCAGTTGGTACCGGCCCTTCGGATTTATCGCGATCAGTTTGAACCATCAAAACAACTTGATCAGCCATTTGTGATGCCGTGCGTAAATATCATTTTAGCGGATACAGATGAACAGGCGGAATATTTGTCAACTTCCATGAAACAGATGATGATGGGCGTTGTAACAGGGGAACGAAAACCGATGCCTCCGCCAGTCGATAATATGAACCAGGTTTGGAATATCCATCACAAAATGGCGGTGGAACAGATGCTTCGATATTCATTTATCGGGAGCCCATCTGTAGTAAAAGATCAGGTAGATGAATTTATTCAGTTGACCGATGCCGATGAGCTTATGATAGCATCTTACATCTACGACAAGAAAGAGAGATTTAAATCGTATAAACTTTTTGCTGATTTGATGAAGGAAAAGGTGGATGCGGTGAGTTCAGAATAA
- a CDS encoding gluconate 2-dehydrogenase subunit 3 family protein produces MNNRAIEHFSSSFTNCTQQQRKQIFLSFDGSEDQSEQRFFQLVKNETIRGFRTSKVVMQEYHGYRVVPGFYNGNVDVEV; encoded by the coding sequence ATGAACAACAGGGCAATTGAACATTTCAGCTCGTCCTTCACCAATTGTACTCAACAACAGCGCAAACAGATTTTTCTCTCTTTTGATGGGTCGGAAGATCAATCAGAACAACGATTTTTCCAACTGGTTAAGAATGAAACCATTCGTGGATTCCGCACCTCCAAAGTTGTGATGCAAGAATATCACGGGTACAGGGTAGTACCGGGTTTTTATAATGGAAATGTAGATGTAGAAGTTTAA